The Gemmatimonadaceae bacterium DNA segment CCAAAAGATGAGGCTGGGGCCCCACAACCGCTACACTAGCTGCCCTCGTCGGCAGCAAGCGTCGTTATGCGCCGTGCACGATCTCATCAGGATCCCAGTCCCGTCGCCCATGCCGGATGGTCAAGACGACCACCTGCTTCGCGTCGACCCGGTAGACGATGCGATAAGGGTGGTGCTGCAGCTGGCGGTACGCGGGCCTGCCGATCTCGGGCACCGGGCGGCCGCGCTTGGCGAAGCGATCGAGTGTGCCGACCTTGGTCAGGAGCTCGCGGAGCCAGCGCGCCGCGGCCTCAGGGCGATCGGCGGCGATGGTCTCGAAGGCCTCGACGGCGCGCTGCTCCGCGAGAGGCGACCAGATGACCTTCACTTGAGCAGGCGTGCTCGCAGGGACTTGGCGACGGCGGCGTGACTGCGGCCCTTGCCGGCGGCGACCTGGGCCTCGGCGGTCCGCACGTCTCGGAGCAGCTCGAGCTCGTCGACCATGGCCTCGTAGGCCTCGACGTCGAGCAGGACGGCGGCGCCGCGGCCGTGCTGCGTCAGGATAACGGGCGCGCCGGTCTCGCGGACCTGCTCGATGACCTGCGCGGCGTTGGCGCGGAACTCCGTGACGG contains these protein-coding regions:
- a CDS encoding type II toxin-antitoxin system RelE/ParE family toxin — its product is MKVIWSPLAEQRAVEAFETIAADRPEAAARWLRELLTKVGTLDRFAKRGRPVPEIGRPAYRQLQHHPYRIVYRVDAKQVVVLTIRHGRRDWDPDEIVHGA
- a CDS encoding type II toxin-antitoxin system Phd/YefM family antitoxin; its protein translation is MPKLKPSRDIQPVTEFRANAAQVIEQVRETGAPVILTQHGRGAAVLLDVEAYEAMVDELELLRDVRTAEAQVAAGKGRSHAAVAKSLRARLLK